One Chromobacterium paludis genomic window carries:
- the mnmC gene encoding bifunctional tRNA (5-methylaminomethyl-2-thiouridine)(34)-methyltransferase MnmD/FAD-dependent 5-carboxymethylaminomethyl-2-thiouridine(34) oxidoreductase MnmC, producing the protein MTRTPRAGDTGPAQLDWHEGQPFSVVFGDVYFSRDAGLDETRHVFLRHNQLAERFAALPSDGAFTIAETGFGTGLNFLCAWQCFETQAPANARLHFVSAEKYPLTPTDLAQALALWPELAPWAAPLLAQYDTLTPGWHRFLLADGRVTLTLLVGDVLDVLPRLDARVDAWFLDGFAPSKNPDMWQQSLFDQMARLSAPGASFATFTSAGMVRRGLAAAGFEVKKAPGHGQKRHISHGWIAQPPAGGWQAPWHQRPRQSWRERSAIVVGGGVAGAATARSLALRGWQVTLIERLPQLAAAASGNPQGVLYTKLSPHMTPLTQLVLSGYAYSLRTLAALLPENGDDWQRCGVLQLAHDGKEANKQAELAALGLAPQVMRRLDARDASDLAGLPLPQGGLFFPQGGWVHPPALVRALADHPNIARRAGRSVLELSHNPSDGSWLACDETGPLAVASVVVLAAAAETAQFDATRHLPLKKIRGQISEVEATPASVALRTVLCGEGYVSPVRRQHHCLGATFKFDDDGLEVRDEEHEENLAMLAELAPAFRQALGEAPRVAGGRAAFRCTSPDYLPLIGPVAARRDFVSAYRELARDASLQPQTACPWMEGLYVNAAHGSRGMITAPLSGEILAALLEGEPAPLPSDLMQAIHPSRFLLRDLIRRKLDPDAP; encoded by the coding sequence ATGACACGCACACCTCGCGCCGGCGACACCGGCCCGGCCCAACTGGATTGGCACGAGGGCCAACCGTTTTCCGTCGTTTTCGGCGACGTGTATTTCTCCCGCGACGCCGGCCTGGATGAAACGCGCCACGTATTTCTACGGCACAATCAGCTGGCGGAGCGCTTCGCCGCCCTGCCGTCCGACGGCGCTTTCACCATAGCCGAAACCGGCTTTGGCACCGGCCTGAACTTCCTGTGCGCCTGGCAATGCTTCGAGACGCAGGCTCCTGCCAATGCCCGCCTGCACTTCGTCAGCGCGGAAAAATACCCGCTGACGCCAACCGACCTTGCCCAAGCGCTGGCGCTGTGGCCGGAGCTGGCGCCCTGGGCGGCCCCGTTGCTGGCGCAGTACGACACCCTCACGCCGGGCTGGCACCGCTTCCTGCTGGCCGACGGCCGAGTGACGCTGACGCTGCTGGTGGGCGATGTGCTGGACGTGCTGCCACGACTGGATGCCCGCGTGGATGCCTGGTTCCTGGATGGCTTTGCGCCGTCCAAGAACCCTGACATGTGGCAGCAAAGCTTGTTCGACCAAATGGCGCGGCTATCCGCTCCCGGCGCCAGCTTCGCCACCTTCACCAGCGCGGGCATGGTGCGGCGCGGCCTGGCGGCAGCGGGATTCGAAGTGAAAAAGGCGCCCGGACACGGCCAGAAACGCCATATCAGCCACGGCTGGATAGCCCAGCCTCCGGCTGGCGGCTGGCAAGCGCCCTGGCATCAGCGGCCGCGGCAAAGCTGGCGTGAGCGCAGCGCCATCGTGGTGGGCGGCGGCGTGGCGGGCGCGGCCACTGCGCGCAGCCTGGCGCTGCGCGGCTGGCAGGTGACGCTGATCGAGCGCTTGCCGCAACTGGCTGCCGCCGCGTCGGGCAATCCGCAAGGCGTGCTGTACACCAAACTGTCGCCGCACATGACGCCGCTGACCCAGTTGGTGTTGTCCGGCTATGCCTACAGCCTGCGCACGCTGGCCGCGCTGTTGCCGGAAAACGGCGACGATTGGCAGCGTTGCGGCGTGCTGCAACTGGCGCATGACGGCAAGGAAGCAAACAAGCAGGCCGAGCTGGCGGCGCTGGGCCTGGCGCCGCAGGTGATGCGCCGCCTGGACGCAAGGGACGCCTCAGACCTGGCTGGCCTGCCGCTGCCGCAAGGCGGCCTGTTCTTCCCGCAGGGCGGCTGGGTGCATCCGCCGGCCCTGGTCCGCGCCCTGGCCGATCATCCCAATATCGCGCGCCGGGCCGGACGCAGCGTGCTGGAGCTGAGCCACAACCCATCAGACGGCAGCTGGCTGGCCTGCGACGAAACCGGCCCGCTGGCGGTGGCGTCCGTCGTCGTGCTGGCCGCGGCGGCGGAAACCGCCCAGTTCGATGCCACCCGCCATCTGCCCCTGAAGAAAATCCGCGGCCAGATCAGCGAGGTGGAGGCCACGCCGGCCAGCGTCGCTCTGCGCACCGTGCTGTGCGGGGAAGGCTATGTCTCGCCCGTCCGCCGGCAGCACCACTGCCTGGGCGCGACGTTCAAGTTCGACGATGACGGGCTGGAAGTGCGCGACGAGGAGCATGAGGAGAACCTGGCCATGCTGGCGGAGCTGGCGCCGGCTTTCCGCCAGGCGCTGGGCGAGGCGCCGCGCGTCGCCGGCGGCCGCGCCGCCTTCCGCTGCACCAGTCCTGACTATTTGCCGCTGATCGGTCCCGTGGCGGCCAGGCGCGATTTCGTGTCGGCCTACCGGGAACTGGCCCGCGACGCCAGCTTGCAGCCGCAAACCGCCTGCCCTTGGATGGAGGGGCTGTACGTCAACGCCGCCCATGGCTCGCGCGGCATGATCACGGCGCCCTTGTCCGGCGAAATACTGGCCGCCTTGCTGGAGGGCGAACCGGCGCCCTTGCCGTCCGACCTGATGCAGGCCATCCACCCCAGCCGCTTTCTGCTGCGCGACCTGATCCGCCGCAAGTTGGACCCGGACGCGCCATGA
- a CDS encoding oxygen-binding di-iron domain-containing protein yields the protein MAQVLYDDGNHKCIAFTELVQGEGIQSNQFAIIDQGEGILLDPGGNLTYKHLLAEMAEYFLPSRTRYIFASHQDPDIVASANGWLLITDAKIIIAEEWVRFLPHFCVRGATDGRLIPIPPPGMLLNLGGSELRIVPAHYLHTVGFFQIYDPISKILFSGDIGASLMDGKEAGLPVTDFDRHLRDSHMEGFHRRYMTNNKACRLWVNMVRQLDVEWLVPQHGGSYQGKEMVGRFLDWFERLECGTDLMSSDDYALRQKHELQP from the coding sequence ATGGCGCAGGTGCTTTACGACGACGGTAACCACAAGTGCATCGCCTTCACCGAACTGGTGCAAGGCGAAGGCATCCAGTCCAACCAGTTCGCCATCATCGACCAGGGCGAAGGCATCCTGCTCGATCCGGGCGGCAACCTGACCTACAAGCACCTGCTGGCGGAAATGGCGGAATACTTCCTGCCCTCGCGCACCCGTTACATTTTCGCCTCGCACCAGGACCCGGACATCGTCGCCTCGGCCAATGGCTGGCTGCTGATCACCGATGCCAAAATCATCATCGCCGAGGAATGGGTGCGCTTTCTGCCCCACTTCTGCGTGCGCGGCGCCACCGACGGCAGACTGATCCCCATCCCGCCACCGGGCATGCTGCTGAATCTGGGCGGCAGCGAACTGCGCATCGTGCCGGCGCATTATCTGCACACGGTGGGGTTTTTCCAGATCTACGACCCCATCAGCAAAATCCTGTTCTCCGGCGACATCGGCGCCTCCCTGATGGATGGCAAGGAGGCGGGCCTGCCGGTGACGGACTTTGACCGCCACCTGCGCGACAGCCACATGGAAGGCTTCCATCGCCGCTACATGACCAACAACAAGGCCTGCCGGCTGTGGGTGAACATGGTGCGCCAGCTGGACGTGGAATGGCTGGTGCCGCAGCACGGCGGCTCCTACCAAGGCAAGGAAATGGTGGGCCGATTCCTGGACTGGTTCGAGCGGCTGGAGTGCGGCACCGACCTCATGAGCAGCGACGACTACGCGCTGCGCCAAAAGCACGAACTGCAGCCATGA
- a CDS encoding LysE family translocator, producing MNLLALVTYLLVMSITPGPNNLVLASSGVNFGFSRTLPSLLGMGLGLSLQIGLLTVFLGEVMASMASLQLYLALAGCGYLLWLSWGMARAGSAKSVEAGARPMGFVGGLMFNWLNPKVWLMGFNLVMVFLPANMNPWHAAALFTLVTFATSLPCIAVWAGSGVAIRRFLDSPTRLRLFNVAMAALLALTALWLLSEMLPARPVPGMI from the coding sequence ATGAATCTGCTCGCGCTTGTCACTTATCTCTTGGTGATGTCCATCACCCCTGGCCCCAATAATCTGGTGCTGGCTTCGTCCGGCGTCAATTTCGGTTTCTCCCGCACCCTGCCATCCTTGTTGGGCATGGGTCTGGGCCTATCGCTGCAGATAGGCTTGCTGACGGTGTTCCTGGGCGAGGTGATGGCCAGCATGGCCTCGCTGCAGTTGTATCTGGCCCTGGCCGGCTGCGGCTACTTGTTGTGGCTGTCCTGGGGCATGGCGCGCGCGGGCAGCGCCAAGAGCGTGGAGGCCGGCGCGCGGCCCATGGGCTTTGTCGGCGGCCTGATGTTCAACTGGCTCAACCCCAAAGTGTGGCTGATGGGCTTCAATCTGGTCATGGTGTTCCTGCCGGCGAATATGAATCCGTGGCATGCCGCGGCCTTGTTCACGCTGGTCACTTTCGCCACCAGTCTGCCGTGCATCGCGGTGTGGGCCGGTTCCGGCGTGGCCATCCGCCGCTTCCTGGACTCGCCGACGCGCTTGCGCCTGTTCAATGTCGCCATGGCGGCCCTGTTGGCGCTGACTGCGCTGTGGCTGCTGTCCGAGATGCTGCCGGCCAGACCGGTTCCCGGCATGATCTGA
- a CDS encoding acyl-CoA thioesterase, giving the protein MTTQFPIIDRKTIAMRWGDMDAVGHLNNTYYFRYLEQVRVEWLQSLGYGIDPDAVGPVLASTACTYRKQLTYPATLEITIELEKLGRSSLKLRHHFYKQGDPDTVYASAEVTLVWVDYKAEKSVPIPDPIRDAILKAAPAA; this is encoded by the coding sequence GTGACGACGCAGTTTCCGATAATCGACCGCAAGACCATCGCCATGCGTTGGGGCGACATGGACGCAGTGGGGCATTTGAACAATACCTATTACTTCCGCTATTTGGAGCAGGTGCGGGTGGAGTGGCTGCAGTCCTTGGGTTACGGCATCGACCCGGATGCCGTCGGCCCGGTGCTGGCCAGCACCGCTTGCACTTATCGCAAGCAATTGACTTATCCGGCGACGCTGGAAATCACCATCGAGCTGGAAAAGCTGGGGCGCAGCAGCCTGAAGCTGCGCCACCACTTTTACAAGCAGGGCGACCCCGACACGGTTTACGCCAGCGCGGAAGTCACCCTGGTCTGGGTGGATTACAAGGCGGAAAAGTCTGTGCCGATTCCGGACCCTATCCGGGACGCCATCCTGAAGGCTGCGCCCGCGGCCTGA
- a CDS encoding roadblock/LC7 domain-containing protein, translated as MDETLKLNDSLYPMATPAGAYFAVASQEKTLARRLLSQILRLGHSVPLTRDLLAEWCDGDAEAALDALYRLQRLDFVHGTEAPRPPLGGNLESQLPPVLAALSDCGRAMLADDNGLYYAAAGFHHETAEEVAALAGDIASLGRRHALLLQQHLQLGSSAWAVANPAGASELAFYPLYIGQQSFVLIIGGAPRLQDQHFVTLVELLARRYA; from the coding sequence ATGGACGAGACGCTGAAACTCAACGACAGCCTGTACCCGATGGCGACGCCGGCCGGCGCTTACTTTGCCGTGGCTAGCCAGGAGAAGACCCTGGCCCGCCGGCTGTTGTCGCAAATCCTGCGCCTGGGACACAGCGTGCCCTTGACGCGGGACCTATTGGCCGAGTGGTGCGACGGCGACGCGGAAGCCGCCCTGGACGCCCTCTACCGCTTGCAGCGGCTGGACTTTGTCCATGGAACCGAAGCGCCGCGCCCGCCGCTGGGCGGCAATCTGGAAAGCCAGCTGCCGCCGGTGCTGGCCGCCCTGTCTGATTGCGGCCGCGCCATGCTGGCCGACGACAACGGCCTCTACTACGCCGCGGCGGGCTTCCACCACGAAACCGCGGAAGAAGTGGCCGCGCTGGCCGGCGACATCGCCAGCCTGGGCCGTCGCCACGCCCTGCTGCTGCAACAACACCTGCAGCTGGGCAGCTCGGCCTGGGCAGTGGCCAATCCAGCCGGCGCCAGCGAGCTGGCCTTCTACCCGCTCTACATCGGCCAGCAGTCTTTCGTCCTGATCATAGGCGGCGCGCCTCGGCTGCAAGACCAGCACTTCGTGACGCTGGTGGAGCTGCTGGCGCGTCGCTACGCCTAA
- a CDS encoding GTP-binding protein, translating into MPSHDNKIIFAGPVGAGKTTAIAAISDIEPVRTDAAASDMTLRRKGETTVALDYGVLRLDQDCKVHLYGTPGQERFNFMWDIVSCGGIGLVLLLDNTRPNPAKDLQFFLKAFQPLLSRAPLVVGLSKTDLQPAPDAESYALLLARFGLRPPVFEVDCRRREDIKQLVLALLYCVDPGLEA; encoded by the coding sequence ATGCCAAGCCACGACAACAAGATCATCTTCGCCGGGCCGGTTGGCGCCGGCAAAACCACCGCCATCGCGGCGATCAGCGACATCGAGCCGGTGCGCACCGACGCCGCCGCCTCCGACATGACGCTGCGCCGCAAGGGCGAGACCACGGTCGCGCTGGATTACGGCGTGCTGCGGCTGGACCAGGACTGCAAGGTGCACCTGTACGGCACCCCCGGCCAGGAGCGCTTCAACTTCATGTGGGACATCGTCAGCTGCGGCGGCATCGGCCTGGTGCTGCTGCTGGACAATACCCGCCCCAACCCAGCCAAGGACTTGCAGTTCTTCCTGAAAGCGTTCCAGCCACTGCTGAGCCGGGCGCCGCTGGTGGTGGGCCTGAGCAAGACCGACCTGCAGCCCGCGCCGGACGCCGAATCTTATGCCTTGCTGCTGGCGCGCTTCGGCCTGCGCCCGCCGGTATTCGAAGTGGACTGCCGCCGCCGCGAGGACATCAAGCAGCTGGTGCTGGCGCTGCTGTATTGCGTCGACCCAGGCCTGGAGGCATGA
- a CDS encoding roadblock/LC7 domain-containing protein — protein sequence MREQMLKSILKDLNGASADIEASAIISADGLTMAALLPQDVDEDRVGAMAAAMLSLGERTARELARGELEQVMVKGDNGYILMSHASRDAVLAVIARKEAKLGLIFLDAKRAAKSIAEIL from the coding sequence ATGCGTGAACAAATGCTCAAATCCATACTGAAGGACCTCAACGGCGCCTCCGCCGACATCGAGGCCTCCGCCATCATTTCGGCCGACGGCCTGACCATGGCGGCGCTGCTGCCGCAGGACGTGGACGAGGACCGGGTGGGCGCCATGGCCGCCGCCATGCTGTCGCTGGGCGAGCGCACCGCGCGCGAACTGGCGCGCGGCGAGCTGGAGCAGGTCATGGTCAAGGGCGACAATGGTTACATCCTGATGAGCCACGCCAGCCGCGACGCCGTGCTGGCGGTGATCGCGCGCAAGGAAGCCAAACTGGGCCTGATCTTCCTGGACGCCAAGCGCGCGGCCAAATCCATCGCTGAAATCCTGTGA
- the gltX gene encoding glutamate--tRNA ligase, translating into MMIRTRFAPSPTGYLHIGGVRTALFSWAYARKNNGVFVLRIEDTDLERSTPESVKAILDGMHWVGLDYDEGPFYQTQRFDRYKEVIQQLLASGHAYHCYCSKEELEAMRAEQEARGDKPRYDRRWRPEAGKTLPAIPEGVQPVVRFKTPLSGVVAWDDAVKGRIEISNEELDDLIIARPDGSPTYNFCVVVDDWDMQITHVIRGDDHVNNTPRQINILQALNAPLPVYGHLPMILNEDGQKMSKRRDAVSVVDYADKGILPEALLNYLARLGWGHGDDEFFSMEQFVEWFSLEAVSPSASRFNHEKFMWLNAQHIKAADNGRLAELIAPRLAAANVDTASGPAVVDVLALVKERVQDLNALALEVDYFYKKREPAAADVEKHLAGDAVARMGRFADRLAELEAWTAESIHELFKPFCAEEGIKMGQLGMPLRVLVCGTTQTPSVDAVLALIGKDEVLRRIRG; encoded by the coding sequence ATCATGATCCGTACCCGTTTCGCTCCCAGCCCCACTGGCTATCTCCATATCGGCGGCGTGCGCACCGCGCTGTTTTCCTGGGCTTACGCCCGCAAGAATAACGGCGTGTTCGTGCTGCGCATCGAAGACACCGACCTGGAGCGCTCCACGCCGGAATCGGTGAAGGCGATCCTGGACGGCATGCACTGGGTGGGCCTGGACTATGACGAAGGTCCGTTCTACCAGACGCAACGTTTTGATCGTTACAAGGAAGTGATCCAGCAGCTGCTGGCCTCCGGCCACGCCTACCATTGCTATTGCAGCAAGGAAGAGCTGGAAGCGATGCGCGCCGAACAGGAAGCGCGCGGCGACAAGCCGCGCTACGACCGCCGCTGGCGTCCGGAAGCCGGCAAGACCCTGCCGGCCATCCCGGAAGGCGTGCAGCCGGTGGTGCGCTTCAAGACCCCGCTGTCCGGCGTGGTGGCCTGGGACGACGCGGTCAAGGGCCGCATCGAGATTTCCAATGAGGAACTGGACGACCTGATCATCGCCCGTCCGGACGGCAGCCCCACCTATAACTTCTGCGTGGTGGTGGACGACTGGGACATGCAGATCACGCACGTGATCCGCGGCGACGACCACGTCAACAACACCCCGCGCCAGATCAACATCCTGCAGGCGCTGAACGCGCCGCTGCCGGTGTACGGCCACCTGCCGATGATCCTGAATGAAGACGGCCAGAAGATGTCCAAGCGCCGCGATGCGGTCAGCGTGGTGGACTACGCCGACAAGGGCATCCTGCCGGAAGCGCTGCTGAACTATCTGGCGCGCCTGGGCTGGGGCCACGGCGACGACGAATTCTTCTCCATGGAGCAGTTCGTCGAATGGTTCAGCCTGGAGGCGGTGAGCCCGTCGGCCAGCCGCTTCAACCATGAAAAATTCATGTGGCTGAACGCGCAGCACATCAAGGCCGCCGACAATGGCCGTCTGGCCGAGCTGATCGCGCCGCGCCTGGCCGCAGCCAATGTCGATACCGCCAGCGGTCCGGCCGTAGTCGACGTGCTGGCGCTGGTCAAGGAGCGGGTGCAGGACCTGAACGCGCTGGCGCTGGAAGTGGATTACTTCTACAAGAAGCGCGAGCCGGCCGCCGCCGACGTGGAAAAGCACCTGGCCGGCGACGCCGTGGCGCGCATGGGCCGTTTCGCCGACCGTCTGGCCGAGCTGGAAGCCTGGACCGCTGAGTCTATCCACGAGCTGTTCAAGCCGTTCTGCGCCGAGGAAGGCATCAAGATGGGCCAGCTGGGCATGCCGCTGCGCGTGCTGGTGTGCGGCACCACGCAGACGCCGTCGGTGGACGCCGTGCTGGCCTTGATCGGCAAGGACGAAGTGCTGCGCCGCATCCGCGGCTGA
- the crcB gene encoding fluoride efflux transporter CrcB, giving the protein MWKSILAIAIGAAGGAVLRWFLGLRLNSLFPALPPGTLAANLLGGYLIGLAVAFFADLPSLSPLWRLLIVTGFCGGLTTFSTFSAEVVDLLRQGQLIPALTAIAVHVSGSLLMTMAGIASWQLLRR; this is encoded by the coding sequence ATGTGGAAATCCATCCTGGCCATCGCCATCGGCGCCGCCGGCGGCGCCGTGCTGCGCTGGTTCCTGGGCCTGCGCCTCAATAGCCTGTTTCCCGCCCTGCCGCCCGGCACGCTGGCCGCCAACCTGTTGGGCGGCTACCTCATCGGCCTGGCCGTGGCCTTCTTCGCCGATTTGCCCAGCCTGTCCCCGCTGTGGCGGCTGTTGATCGTGACCGGCTTCTGCGGCGGCCTGACCACGTTTTCCACCTTCTCTGCCGAAGTGGTGGACTTGCTGCGCCAGGGCCAATTAATACCGGCGCTGACCGCCATCGCCGTGCATGTCAGCGGCTCACTGCTGATGACCATGGCGGGGATCGCCAGCTGGCAGCTGCTGCGCCGCTGA